Proteins co-encoded in one Papaver somniferum cultivar HN1 chromosome 5, ASM357369v1, whole genome shotgun sequence genomic window:
- the LOC113278185 gene encoding ribosome biogenesis protein BMS1 homolog — protein sequence MSYSSSGSNSSQDDHPELAPAFKIYRNYKDKCEEDWDGEVYPIQFPVHAHDFDDQPPPPFIVLVQGPPNVGKSLLIKSIFKYITRMEYKDDTRGPINFITEGYHRRLQFVECPDDMNAMIDASKYADLVLLLVDASYGFEAETFEFLNLLQVHSFSNVMGVLTHLDKFEDEKEMKGTIDRLQDHFRTEHDLYKFWEVQQLADQISMLQFNPSSWSWRAGCPYVFVDRLEDITPPGELHKDTNCNRNLSLYGYLRGCSLNGGAKMHIAGVGDFQLASVKNITDPVPSSSEMEKESDLVELSHMEHESFRTSTYLRLEVHSVPFKMVENLDPCRPILVGGINPEEENVCDMQARLKRHKWHTKLLKSADTVTVSAGWRRYQTTPIYATEVHNGRHQYLSFNDEHEHCLAMFSGPVAPPGTRIAVVQSNKDLFRIAAKAVILDPKRQQQQPSLVPNHHSKIMKDSKQKGKPHKILYGRTVLHRILNWRTAPSKFESEHSDFAELNGSPIRTRSAILRKIKKLKKRKWIATAPVNEDLLGKEDPASRQRRRVEISDEAPSSYPCSSYFMLLGSMNKDRAKETVVVMLEEKRAELIKK from the exons ATGTCTTATTCTTCTTCCGGTTCaaattcttctcaagatgatcatCCAGAACTAGCACCAGCTTTCAAAATATATAGAAATTACAAAGACAAGTGTGAAGAAGATTGGGATGGAGAGGTATATCCTATCCAATTTCCAGTACATGCCCATGATTTTGATGATCAACCACCGCCACCTTTTATTGTTCTCGTTCAAGGACCTCCCAAT GTTGGGAAGTCCTTGCTGATTAAATCTATATTCAAGTATATTACTCGTATGGAATATAAGGATGATACCCGAGGCCCCATCAACTTCATAACAGAAG GCTATCACAGAAGGCTACAGTTTGTAGAATGTCCTGATGATATGAATGCCATGATCGATGCTTCAAAATATGCTGATCTAGTATTGTTACTGGTTGATGCAAGTTATGGGTTTGAAGCG GAAACATTCGAGTTTCTTAACCTTTTACAAGTGCACAGCTTTTCAAATGTTATGGGTGTTCTTACACATCTTGACAAGTTCGAAGATGAAAAAGAAATGAAGGGAACCATAGACCGTCTCCAGGATCATTTCAGGACTGAACATGACTT GTACAAATTTTGGGAAGTACAACAACTAGCAGACCAAATATCGATGCTCCAATTTAATCCCTCGTCATGGTCATGGCGAGCAGGATGTCCTTATGTGTTTGTAGACCGTTTGGAAGATATTACTCCTCCAGGAGAACTGCATAAGGATACAAATTGCAATAGAAACTTAAGTCTATATGGTTATCTTCGAGGTTGCAGTCTTAATGGCGGAGCTAAG ATGCATATTGCTGGTGTTGGTGACTTTCAGTTAGCTAGTGTTAAAAACATAACTGATCCTGTCCCTTCATCGTCTGAGATGGAAAAGGAAAGTGATCTTGTTGAGCTAAGCCACATGGAGCATGAGAGTTTCAGAACAAGCACCTATCTGAGGTTGGAGGTCCATAGCGTTCCTTTCAAGATGGTTGAAAATCTTGATCCATGTCGTCCGATTCTCGTTGGAGGTATCAATCCTGAAGAAGAAAATGTTTGTGATATGCAG GCGAGACTTAAGCGACATAAGTGGCATACGAAACTGTTGAAGTCAGCAGACACAGTCACCGTGTCAGCTGGTTGGAGACGTTACCAGACAACACCTATTTATGCCACAGAAGTCCACAATGGACGGCATCAATATCTCAGTTTCAATGACGAACATGAGCACTGCCTTGCGATGTTTAGTGGCCCTGTTGCACCTCCCGGTACCAGAATTGCGGTTGTGCAGAGTAATAAG GACTTGTTTCGGATAGCTGCAAAGGCAGTCATTCTTGACCCTAAGCGTCAACAACAACAACCGAGCCTTGTCCCTAATCACCACTCAAAGATAATGAAGGACAGCAAGCAGAAAGGAAAACCCCATAAAATCCTTTATGGAAGGACTGTTCTCCATAGAATCCTTAATTGGAGGACTGCTCCTAGCAAGTTTGAATCAGAGCATAGTGATTTTGCTGAATTGAACGGTTCACCTATCCGGACTAGGAGTGCAATTCTGAGGAAGATTAAAAAG TTGAAAAAAAGAAAGTGGATTGCTACTGCTCCTGTTAACGAAGATTTGCTGGGAAAG GAAGACCCTGCTTCGAGACAGCGACGTCGTGTGGAGATTAGCGATGAGGCACCTTCCTCATATCCATGTTCAAGTTATTTTATGTTGCTCGGTAGCATG AATAAAGACAGAGCGAAGGAAACTGTGGTGGTCATGTTGGAGGAAAAACGAGCAGAATTGATCAAAAAATAG